The Pectobacterium wasabiae CFBP 3304 DNA segment TTCAGCTTGTTCAAAGATTGGTTCTGATGGTTGTGCGATACAAAAGAGTAAAGCATAACGGTTAGAATGAAACAGAATTTGCCTGGCGGCGATAGCGCGGTGGTCCCACCTGACCCCATGCCGAACTCAGAAGTGAAACGCCGTAGCGCCGATGGTAGTGTGGGGCTTCCCCATGTGAGAGTAGGGAACTGCCAGGCATCAACTACATGGAAAGCCTCTGTCGAAAGACAGGGGCTTTTTGCTATGGGAATTTTGGCAAAATTTAATGGCGGTAATCCTGTGGCTATCCGTATAGCATAGTGATTATGCAGCGCAGGGACGATCTTGGGGGGCAGAAATCCATTGTTTACCCGGAAGACCCACCATGTTGGTGTAAATGGCAGATTTCCCGGCGTTTATAGATGGCTATTTTGAAGCCATTGGTGGATAAAATTAACCACCAGCTCTGGTTGATTGATATCAAGCACTGGAAGTATGGTCTCTATCTCAGAATCTGCTGCAATCGCGATGACATATTCATCGATCAAATCATGCAACTCTCTGCCCAACGATTGACGAAATAGGGCTATTTTAGCGATTTTTTCGTGTTTAAAACCCTCAACCAGAACCAAATCGAGAGTTGATGCATCCATTTTTCCTGCCAGATCGTAAATATTGGGTTCTTCCTGGTTAGGTGTTTCCGTCATCAACGCCCACCTTTCGCTGCTGGCAACAATGGTTTGTGCCGCACCCGCCTTACGCAGTTCGTAACTATCTTTGCCCGGTGTATCAATATCCATCTGATGATGCGTATGTTTTATTAATCCGACTCGAATACCCTGATTAGCCAGCAGGGGGATGACGTGCTTAAGTAACGTTGTTTTACCTGTACCGCTATAGGCGACAATAGCGAGCAAGGGTAAATGATTAGAATTCACGGTGTTGATCCTCCCAGTTGGATAAATCTTCAGGCGAATTTAAATTGTGAAAGGTTTCAGGTTTATCGTTGAATAAAACAGCTTTTGCTCCGACCTGTTCCATAAATAGCATTAACTTACGGTTTCCGA contains these protein-coding regions:
- the mobB gene encoding molybdopterin-guanine dinucleotide biosynthesis protein MobB, producing MNSNHLPLLAIVAYSGTGKTTLLKHVIPLLANQGIRVGLIKHTHHQMDIDTPGKDSYELRKAGAAQTIVASSERWALMTETPNQEEPNIYDLAGKMDASTLDLVLVEGFKHEKIAKIALFRQSLGRELHDLIDEYVIAIAADSEIETILPVLDINQPELVVNFIHQWLQNSHL